One segment of Candidatus Methylomirabilis tolerans DNA contains the following:
- the lptC gene encoding LPS export ABC transporter periplasmic protein LptC, with protein sequence MRMTKWAWLVRIVVVSVAVTFTYELATGAFPVFGEEKRESPADVKITKFHLVETKDGKMLWEVWGDRGEVFEKEDIAKVMRISNPVTVMLYSEQGKLTVRSDSATVNMRTKDIHMERNVTATSEQGNSLQTQSLDWSAKNRRIFTRSPVTLAKGGLTSYGVGMEAETDLDRVRFLSRVRSHVLPNSVGLEKKERSGSRSGGTQ encoded by the coding sequence ATGCGAATGACCAAATGGGCCTGGTTAGTGCGGATCGTAGTGGTATCGGTAGCCGTAACTTTTACATATGAGTTGGCTACCGGTGCGTTCCCTGTATTTGGAGAAGAAAAGCGCGAGTCTCCAGCAGATGTCAAGATTACCAAGTTCCATCTGGTAGAAACAAAGGACGGCAAGATGCTTTGGGAGGTGTGGGGCGACCGCGGTGAGGTCTTTGAGAAAGAAGATATCGCGAAGGTAATGAGGATCTCCAATCCGGTGACCGTCATGCTGTATTCTGAGCAGGGAAAACTGACGGTCCGGTCGGATAGTGCCACGGTCAACATGCGGACGAAAGATATCCATATGGAGCGCAACGTTACGGCAACCTCTGAACAGGGCAATAGTCTGCAAACCCAGTCCCTGGACTGGTCGGCCAAGAATCGTCGAATATTTACTCGATCACCTGTTACGTTGGCAAAGGGTGGACTGACGAGTTATGGAGTGGGAATGGAGGCGGAGACAGATCTTGATCGTGTGAGATTTTTGAGTCGCGTGCGGTCGCATGTGCTTCCGAATAGTGTCGGGCTGGAGAAAAAAGAGCGATCCGGTTCCCGAAGCGGAGGCACTCAATGA
- a CDS encoding OstA-like protein produces the protein MSCRGWVTTVIALMNCVLLVGSVCAQEQQKGKSSITITSDRLEVNRKLHSAIYTGNVMVDDKEKDLVVLSDKMEFLFDEKMERIEKGVASGNVRLTKGEKKATGDHLELFRDEDRAVLTGDPRVWQDNDLITGTKITVFLKEDRAIVEGDPSKRVTAILYPKPEGAERSKPETPGKGGKPAATKGGS, from the coding sequence ATGAGCTGCCGCGGCTGGGTTACCACAGTCATTGCGCTGATGAACTGTGTCTTGCTGGTCGGCTCCGTGTGCGCCCAGGAGCAACAGAAAGGAAAGAGCTCGATTACGATTACCTCTGATCGCTTAGAGGTGAACCGAAAGCTCCATTCGGCGATCTATACCGGGAATGTGATGGTAGATGACAAGGAGAAGGATCTGGTTGTCCTCTCCGACAAGATGGAGTTTCTCTTTGATGAGAAGATGGAGCGGATCGAAAAGGGAGTGGCTAGCGGCAATGTCAGGCTGACCAAAGGGGAGAAAAAGGCCACTGGCGACCATCTCGAGTTGTTTCGCGATGAAGACAGGGCAGTCTTAACAGGAGATCCCAGGGTCTGGCAGGATAACGATCTGATCACCGGAACGAAGATTACCGTTTTCTTGAAGGAGGACAGGGCGATCGTTGAAGGCGATCCCTCAAAGCGAGTCACGGCTATCCTCTACCCAAAGCCAGAGGGGGCAGAGCGATCGAAGCCCGAGACGCCTGGTAAGGGTGGTAAACCGGCAGCGACGAAGGGGGGTTCCTGA
- the lptB gene encoding LPS export ABC transporter ATP-binding protein encodes MSSSNQRTLRTDNLVKSFKGRAVVAGVSINLEAGEVVGLLGPNGAGKTTTFYMVLGLVKPDRGHVILNGEDVTDLPVYKRARKGLGFLPQEPSIFRKLTVEQNVMAILEILDLTEEERQQRLESLLQELDLTHLAKSKAYTLSGGERRRAEITRALVTSPDFMLLDEPFAGIDPIAIADIQAIIARLKARGVGVLITDHNVRETLQIVDRAYLIYEGRVLVSGTAQELASDERAREIYLGERFSL; translated from the coding sequence GTGAGCTCGTCGAACCAGCGGACCCTTCGGACAGACAACCTCGTCAAGTCGTTCAAGGGTCGAGCGGTCGTGGCAGGCGTCAGTATCAATCTCGAAGCCGGAGAGGTGGTCGGCCTGTTGGGACCGAATGGCGCCGGGAAGACGACAACCTTCTACATGGTCCTTGGGCTAGTAAAGCCGGATCGTGGCCACGTTATATTAAACGGGGAAGACGTCACTGATCTTCCGGTGTACAAACGGGCCCGTAAAGGTTTGGGATTTCTTCCGCAGGAGCCCTCGATCTTTCGCAAGCTGACCGTAGAACAGAATGTCATGGCCATTCTCGAGATCCTGGATCTGACAGAAGAAGAACGACAGCAACGACTTGAGAGCCTCCTTCAGGAGTTGGATCTGACCCACCTTGCCAAGAGTAAGGCGTATACGCTATCAGGTGGCGAACGTCGCCGAGCGGAGATCACCAGAGCCTTGGTGACCTCTCCGGATTTTATGTTGCTCGACGAGCCGTTTGCGGGAATTGATCCTATTGCGATCGCCGATATTCAGGCCATCATTGCCCGACTCAAAGCAAGGGGGGTTGGGGTCTTGATTACCGATCACAACGTACGGGAGACCTTACAGATTGTCGATCGTGCCTATCTGATCTACGAAGGTCGAGTGCTGGTCTCGGGAACCGCCCAAGAGTTGGCATCCGATGAACGGGCCAGGGAGATCTACCTTGGTGAACGGTTTAGCCTGTAA
- the rpoN gene encoding RNA polymerase factor sigma-54 has translation MAFEAKLSLRQMQKMVMTPMLQQAINLLQLSRMELLQAVRQEVEENPVLEETVEEAEELDDLPALKSVTEEPAVERNGESQVAEIDWESYLQDASDYRPSIQYESVERFDSESMLTKPGSLQDHLLFQLHLTVKDQELLRLGSLIIGELDDNGYLRSGIEELALLAEASSEAMESALRLVQGFDPAGVGARDLRECLLIQLGTRPDGQALAEAIVGNYLHDVERHRFGKIAASLGASLREVQEAISLIASLEPKPGKNYSSEEPQYITPDVYILKIDGRLVVALNEDGLPRLRVSRYYRQILSKQALASREAKGYVEEKMRSALWFIRSIEQRKRTLIKVSESLVKYQRKFFEHGLSHLKPLTLREVADDISMHESTISRVTTNKYVQTPQGLFGLKYFFHRGVPSTVGEAVSSRRVKDLVRRYLTEEDSRKPLSDQKIVEILTKSHGVEIARRTVAKYRGQLKIPSSNQRRYV, from the coding sequence ATGGCATTTGAAGCGAAGCTTAGTCTGCGACAGATGCAGAAGATGGTGATGACGCCGATGCTGCAACAGGCGATCAACCTGTTGCAGTTGTCGCGGATGGAGCTGCTTCAAGCGGTGCGACAGGAGGTGGAAGAAAACCCGGTTCTGGAAGAGACGGTAGAGGAAGCGGAGGAGCTGGACGATCTGCCGGCATTGAAGTCCGTCACAGAGGAGCCGGCGGTCGAGCGCAATGGGGAAAGCCAGGTCGCAGAAATCGATTGGGAAAGTTATCTTCAGGACGCCTCAGACTATCGGCCATCTATCCAATACGAGTCGGTCGAACGGTTCGATAGCGAAAGTATGCTTACCAAGCCGGGCTCCCTCCAGGATCATCTGCTCTTTCAGCTTCACCTGACCGTCAAGGATCAGGAGCTCCTCAGGCTGGGAAGCCTCATCATCGGAGAACTGGACGACAACGGATACCTTCGTAGTGGTATCGAGGAGCTGGCGTTGCTGGCTGAAGCTTCCTCGGAGGCGATGGAATCGGCTCTTCGGCTTGTTCAGGGTTTCGATCCTGCCGGAGTGGGGGCGCGGGATCTCCGGGAATGCCTGCTTATACAGCTCGGGACACGGCCGGATGGGCAGGCGTTGGCGGAGGCCATTGTCGGCAACTACCTCCATGATGTAGAACGCCATCGATTCGGAAAGATTGCAGCCTCGCTTGGGGCCTCACTCAGAGAGGTGCAAGAGGCGATATCGCTCATCGCCTCCCTGGAACCCAAACCAGGCAAAAACTACAGTAGTGAGGAACCCCAATATATTACGCCCGATGTGTATATTCTTAAAATTGACGGACGATTGGTGGTCGCGCTGAACGAAGACGGTCTTCCCCGCCTTCGAGTCAGTCGGTATTATCGACAGATCCTTTCCAAGCAGGCGCTTGCCTCGCGAGAGGCCAAGGGGTATGTCGAAGAGAAGATGCGCTCGGCCCTCTGGTTTATCCGGAGCATTGAACAGCGGAAGCGGACGCTTATCAAGGTCAGCGAAAGCCTGGTGAAATATCAGAGGAAATTCTTCGAACACGGGCTCTCCCACCTCAAGCCCCTGACGCTTCGTGAAGTGGCCGATGACATTTCGATGCATGAGTCTACCATCAGTCGGGTGACGACGAACAAGTATGTCCAGACTCCGCAGGGACTATTCGGCCTGAAATACTTTTTTCATCGTGGTGTTCCATCGACTGTTGGTGAAGCCGTCTCTTCTCGTAGGGTCAAGGATCTGGTTCGCCGATACCTGACGGAAGAAGACTCCCGCAAGCCGCTGAGCGATCAGAAGATCGTAGAGATCCTGACGAAGAGTCACGGGGTCGAGATCGCCCGTCGAACCGTAGCCAAGTATCGTGGTCAACTCAAGATTCCCTCATCCAATCAACGTCGCTATGTGTGA
- the raiA gene encoding ribosome-associated translation inhibitor RaiA codes for MQITITTRNLENTEALRRYAEEKIARLQKFVDQITSAHIILSVQKYRQIAEVTLHVRELTIRGEESSDNLYSAIDLVADKIERQILRYKEKVVEHSSRGAARSRSREEIPSAEPESFPEDGPRIVKTKQFAMKPLSPDEAVIQMSLLDHTFFVFRNARTQEVNVLYRRRDGDYGLIEPTS; via the coding sequence ATGCAAATTACCATTACTACCCGTAATCTCGAGAATACTGAAGCCCTCAGACGTTATGCAGAGGAGAAGATCGCCCGCCTGCAGAAGTTCGTCGATCAGATTACCTCAGCCCATATCATCCTCTCGGTCCAGAAATATCGACAGATAGCGGAGGTGACGCTTCACGTCCGAGAGCTGACTATCCGGGGAGAAGAGTCGAGCGACAACCTGTATTCCGCCATCGACCTCGTGGCCGATAAGATTGAGCGTCAAATTCTTCGCTATAAAGAGAAGGTTGTGGAGCACTCCAGTCGAGGCGCGGCTCGGTCACGTTCCAGGGAAGAGATACCGTCTGCGGAGCCCGAGTCCTTTCCGGAGGACGGCCCTCGTATCGTGAAGACTAAGCAGTTCGCTATGAAACCGCTCTCTCCGGACGAAGCCGTCATACAGATGAGCCTGTTGGACCATACTTTTTTTGTATTCCGCAACGCTCGGACCCAGGAGGTTAATGTCCTGTATCGAAGACGCGATGGGGATTATGGTTTGATCGAGCCCACGAGTTAA
- the rapZ gene encoding RNase adapter RapZ encodes MKAAEIVIITGVSGAGKSQAIKCLEDIGFFCIDNLPTTLIPTFVRLCTQSEHPIGRVALVIDVRGGEFLASLFDILGMLRAEGHAVKIVFLDAGNEVLVRRFSESRRPHPLAAGQSALVGIAAERQMLTRLRDEADLIIDTSTLTIHDLKRFLSQAFVMERPTAKIALSLVSFGYKHGLPFDADLVLDTRFLPSPHFIDDLRPLTGLDSPIGVFLMRASATKPYLERLMDLLDFVTPHCEEDGRAYLTIALGCTGGRHRSVFLVEQLAGHFRERGYPVNVRHRDIEKA; translated from the coding sequence ATGAAGGCGGCTGAGATTGTGATTATCACCGGCGTGTCCGGGGCCGGAAAGAGTCAGGCGATCAAGTGCCTGGAGGATATCGGCTTTTTCTGCATCGATAACCTGCCGACCACATTAATCCCCACCTTTGTTCGGCTCTGCACACAATCCGAGCATCCGATTGGGCGAGTTGCCCTTGTCATCGACGTTCGTGGGGGTGAATTCCTCGCTTCGCTGTTCGACATCCTGGGGATGCTACGGGCTGAAGGGCATGCCGTCAAGATCGTTTTTTTGGATGCCGGCAATGAGGTCCTCGTGCGGCGCTTTAGTGAGAGCCGACGCCCGCATCCCCTCGCGGCTGGACAGTCGGCCCTGGTCGGGATCGCTGCAGAGCGACAGATGCTGACTCGCCTCCGGGACGAGGCTGATCTCATTATCGACACGAGTACCCTGACTATTCATGATCTGAAGCGATTCCTCTCTCAGGCATTCGTGATGGAACGGCCAACGGCTAAGATCGCCCTCTCCCTGGTCTCTTTCGGCTATAAGCACGGGCTGCCGTTCGACGCCGATCTGGTCCTTGATACCCGATTCCTACCCAGCCCTCATTTCATCGATGACCTGCGGCCGTTGACCGGCCTTGATTCCCCGATTGGCGTATTTCTCATGCGAGCCTCTGCGACCAAACCGTACCTTGAGCGCTTGATGGATTTACTTGACTTTGTGACGCCTCACTGTGAGGAGGATGGCCGCGCCTATCTGACCATCGCACTTGGCTGCACCGGTGGCCGTCACCGTTCGGTCTTTCTCGTAGAACAGCTCGCCGGTCATTTTCGGGAGCGCGGCTATCCGGTCAACGTCCGACACCGTGACATCGAAAAGGCATGA
- a CDS encoding lipoate--protein ligase family protein: protein MHSSGRLLKTDASSGPLNMGIDEALTTLCGDSAILRFYTWEAPTLSIGFSQRSADIDLATCRTFTMPVVRRPTGGRAVLHQWDLAYSLILPLCPSWAKISIAESYRRINACLLRGLEMLGLEVSVARRPKPADEALASFCFPAISQHEVLVGGKKVIGSAQRRFPAALLQQGSILMDFDPTGILDFLRQTERVAAAGNLEMVGSLRDALGRLPSRGEIETAIRDGFSAEMGIEFVEGQLRPEEFRLSVELAATRYGSADWTFRR from the coding sequence ATGCATTCCTCTGGCCGACTGTTGAAGACGGACGCCTCGAGCGGCCCTCTCAACATGGGAATCGACGAGGCGCTCACCACCCTATGCGGGGATAGTGCGATCCTTCGCTTCTACACATGGGAGGCGCCGACACTGTCCATCGGTTTCTCTCAGCGGAGCGCTGACATTGACTTAGCAACCTGTCGTACGTTTACGATGCCTGTTGTGCGTCGTCCTACCGGCGGTCGAGCCGTGCTACACCAGTGGGACTTGGCCTACAGCCTGATCCTTCCCCTGTGCCCATCCTGGGCGAAGATCTCGATCGCGGAGAGTTACCGCCGGATCAACGCGTGCCTGCTTCGCGGCCTTGAAATGCTCGGCCTGGAGGTGAGTGTAGCGCGCCGCCCCAAGCCGGCTGACGAAGCATTGGCCTCGTTCTGCTTTCCAGCCATTTCGCAGCATGAGGTGCTGGTGGGTGGGAAAAAGGTGATCGGCTCGGCGCAACGGCGATTTCCTGCCGCGCTTCTCCAACAGGGAAGTATTCTGATGGATTTTGATCCTACCGGTATCCTTGATTTTCTGCGTCAGACTGAACGGGTTGCAGCAGCAGGCAATCTCGAGATGGTCGGCTCGCTGCGTGACGCACTGGGGCGGCTTCCCAGTCGTGGAGAAATAGAGACGGCCATACGGGACGGTTTTAGCGCGGAGATGGGGATCGAGTTCGTGGAGGGTCAGCTCCGGCCTGAGGAGTTCAGACTGTCGGTGGAGTTAGCCGCCACTCGCTATGGCTCAGCGGACTGGACATTTCGCCGATGA